From a region of the Triticum aestivum cultivar Chinese Spring chromosome 7D, IWGSC CS RefSeq v2.1, whole genome shotgun sequence genome:
- the LOC123167841 gene encoding formin-binding protein 4 isoform X1, whose translation MGRRKERRLAAKAASGRRVKLDLFLDPPPGEASMKEGVGEENRGQQTGVPTSPSSSDKKENPLALLGQYSDDEEEDEVATDQPIGETKGSPTDASAEVIHDQADVTGDNGDADSELPASVSVQQEVSQADDVKNVTENVAEEFTVAPEPTLENEGVTATEAVPDSSGMQIVGDIGGNWKAIMHEQSNQCYYWNTVTGETSWEIPNGLASVVAADGVTSASVPTHMGYSVEAQAHVLPHSNVEAYPSDVSVGNGTATYTAMGTYTHDPYAYTGAIASHETVDIDPLQLAKYGEDLLQRLKLLERPHVAIDSLELIKREIEIRIADCSALSSYGSSLLPLWLHAEVHLKQLELSVSKFEASYTTKHGYLETVDAGHKAPNQAEVMAPSEGEHLKVDVSTLGIGTGDENIKVEEPCTTSSVQNSQGVAAAILRVESDSDEDMDVEMEVDEEGVEEQGGSTSMPNKEHPSSEQVRSPALSSLEDSAPPPQDNDIPPPPPPPEEEWIPPPPPENEPAPPPPPEPEEPAVSFVHADTLPQPYGDQANLGYMLPVMEYYPAAGTDSTNANYYMQASDSQILQSQQHSYYAPLSASGVSIPVETTSIPTVPGSYYSYPSVTMSATEVAAESSGYYASSTCAISSGELDNKTSSASLVANSNVNSVESDKVISKEPTVASLSQSVGAVSASGPTVHGSSTQASTSTTNQTKVPRTKKRPVAVASSLRSNKKVSSLVDKWKAAKEELRDEEEEEPEDALEYLERKRRKEIDGWRKQQIASGEAKENANFVPLGGDWRDRVKRKRAEAKKEAKTESIRAAAEQHKGEPDLSELSKGLPSGWQAYIDESTKQVYYGNNLTSETTWDRPSK comes from the exons ATGGGGAGGCGGAAGGAGCGCCGCCTGGCGGCCAAGGCGGCCTCGGGCCGCAGGGTCAAGCTCGACCTCTTCCTCGATCCTCCCCCCG GGGAGGCATCTATGAAAGAGGGAGTAGGAGAGGAAAACCGTGGGCAGCAAACTGGTGTTCCCACTTCACCATCTTCGTCAG ATAAGAAGGAAAATCCTCTAGCTTTGCTTGGGCAATatagtgatgatgaagaagaggatgaagtaGCAACAGATCAACCCATTGGTGAAACTAAGGGGAGTCCAACAGATGCAAGTGCTGAG GTTATTCATGATCAGGCTGATGTAACTGGGGATAATGGCGATGCAGATAGTGAACTGCCTGCTTCTGTTAGTGTTCAGCAGGAGGTATCTCAAGCTGATGATGTAAAAAATGTCACAGAAAATGTTGCTGAGGAATTTACTGTTGCCCCTGAGCCAACTCTGGAAAATGAGGGTGTGACAGCAACGGAAGCTGTCCCAGATTCATCTGGCATGCAAATTGTTGGTGACATTGGTGGGAATTGGAAGGCTATAATGCATGAACAGAGTAATCAGTGCTACTACTGGAACACAGTTACTGGAGAAACTTCTTGGGAGATTCCTAATGGATTAGCTTCAGTAGTTGCTGCTGATGGGGTCACTTCTGCATCTGTGCCTACTCATATGGGGTACTCTGTCGAAGCTCAAGCACATGTCCTTCCCCACAGTAATGTCGAAGCATATCCTAGTGACGTGTCTGTTGGAAATGGCACAGCAACCTATACTGCTATGGGAACTTATACTCATGATCCTTATGCTTACACTGGAGCCATTGCTAGTCATGAGACAGTGGACATTGACCCCTTGCAGCTTGCAAAATATGGTGAGGATTTACTGCAAAGACTGAAGCTGCTGGAAAG GCCACATGTTGCCATTGACAGTCTTGAGTTGATAAAAAGAGAAATTGAGATACGAATAGCAGACTGTAGTGCCCTCTCCTCGTATGGATCTTCTTTACTTCCGTTGTGGTTGCATGCTGAGGTGCACCTTAAGCAACTAGAACTTTCAGTTTCCAAGTTTGAAGCTAGCTACACTACCAAACATGGATATCTGGAGACAGTGGATGCAGGACACAAAGCACCTAATCAAGCTGAAGTTATGGCACCCTCTGAGGGTGAGCATTTGAAGGTTGATGTTAGCACTCTGGGAATAGGTACTGGCGATGAAAATATTAAGGTTGAGGAACCATGTACAACATCATCTGTTCAGAACTCACAAGGTGTGGCAGCAGCTATTTTAAGAGTTGAATCAGACAGTGATGAAGATATGGACGTGGAAATGGAGGTCGATGAAGAAGGTGTTGAAGAGCAGGGCGGTTCCACTTCTATGCCAAATAAGGAGCATCCTTCATCAGAGCAAGTACGATCACCAGCTTTGTCATCATTGGAGGATTCTGCTCCTCCCCCACAGGATAATGAcattcctccaccaccaccaccaccagaagagGAATGGATTCCACCTCCACCACCTGAGAATGAACcagctcctccacctcctcctgagCCTGAAGAGCCCGCTGTGTCATTTGTTCATGCTGATACACTTCCTCAGCCATACGGAGATCAAGCAAACTTGGGTTACATGCTTCCAGTAATGGAGTACTATCCTGCTGCTGGTACAGATAGCACAAATGCCAACTACTATATGCAAGCAAGCGATTCTCAAATTCTTCAATCACAGCAGCATTCTTACTATGCACCATTGTCTGCAAGTGGTGTATCTATTCCTGTTGAGACCACATCCATCCCCACAGTACCAGGTTCTTATTATAGCTATCCTTCTGTCACCATGTCTGCAACTGAAGTAGCAGCTGAATCTTCTGGATACTATGCTTCATCAACCTGTGCCATTTCTAGTGGTGAATTAGATAACAAAACAAGCTCGGCCTCCCTTGTTGCAAATAGTAATGTGAATTCTGTGGAGTCTGATAAAGTGATATCCAAGGAGCCCACAGTTGCGTCTTTGAGCCAATCAGTAGGAGCAGTCTCAGCTTCAGGACCAACAGTACATGGAAGTTCTACTCAAGCTTCTACTAGCACCACTAATCAGACTAAAG TTCCTCGTACTAAGAAGCGACCTGTTGCTGTTGCATCGTCACTGAGATCTAATAAGAAGGTCTCAAGTCTGGTGGATAAG TGGAAAGCTGCAAAAGAGGAGCTTcgtgatgaagaggaagaggagcctGAAGATGCTTTGGAGTACCTAGAAAGGAAACGCCGGAAGGAAATAGAT ggGTGGCGTAAACAACAAATAGCTAGTGGAGAAGCCAAGGAAAATGCTAATTTTGTTCCCCTTGGTGGTGATTG GCGTGACCGTGTAAAACGCAAAAGAGCTGAAGCAAAGAAGGAAGCAAAGACTGAATCTATTCGTGCAGCTGCCGAACAACACAAAGGGGAGCCTGATCTCTCAGAGCTCTCCAAGGGTCTTCCTTCTGGGTGGCAG GCATACATAGACGAGTCTACGAAGCAAGTGTACTATGGGAACAACCTCACTTCCGAGACGACTTGGGATCGGCCTAGCAAATAA
- the LOC123167841 gene encoding formin-binding protein 4 isoform X2 yields the protein MIVASSVHKKENPLALLGQYSDDEEEDEVATDQPIGETKGSPTDASAEVIHDQADVTGDNGDADSELPASVSVQQEVSQADDVKNVTENVAEEFTVAPEPTLENEGVTATEAVPDSSGMQIVGDIGGNWKAIMHEQSNQCYYWNTVTGETSWEIPNGLASVVAADGVTSASVPTHMGYSVEAQAHVLPHSNVEAYPSDVSVGNGTATYTAMGTYTHDPYAYTGAIASHETVDIDPLQLAKYGEDLLQRLKLLERPHVAIDSLELIKREIEIRIADCSALSSYGSSLLPLWLHAEVHLKQLELSVSKFEASYTTKHGYLETVDAGHKAPNQAEVMAPSEGEHLKVDVSTLGIGTGDENIKVEEPCTTSSVQNSQGVAAAILRVESDSDEDMDVEMEVDEEGVEEQGGSTSMPNKEHPSSEQVRSPALSSLEDSAPPPQDNDIPPPPPPPEEEWIPPPPPENEPAPPPPPEPEEPAVSFVHADTLPQPYGDQANLGYMLPVMEYYPAAGTDSTNANYYMQASDSQILQSQQHSYYAPLSASGVSIPVETTSIPTVPGSYYSYPSVTMSATEVAAESSGYYASSTCAISSGELDNKTSSASLVANSNVNSVESDKVISKEPTVASLSQSVGAVSASGPTVHGSSTQASTSTTNQTKVPRTKKRPVAVASSLRSNKKVSSLVDKWKAAKEELRDEEEEEPEDALEYLERKRRKEIDGWRKQQIASGEAKENANFVPLGGDWRDRVKRKRAEAKKEAKTESIRAAAEQHKGEPDLSELSKGLPSGWQAYIDESTKQVYYGNNLTSETTWDRPSK from the exons ATGATTGTTGCCTCCTCGGTTC ATAAGAAGGAAAATCCTCTAGCTTTGCTTGGGCAATatagtgatgatgaagaagaggatgaagtaGCAACAGATCAACCCATTGGTGAAACTAAGGGGAGTCCAACAGATGCAAGTGCTGAG GTTATTCATGATCAGGCTGATGTAACTGGGGATAATGGCGATGCAGATAGTGAACTGCCTGCTTCTGTTAGTGTTCAGCAGGAGGTATCTCAAGCTGATGATGTAAAAAATGTCACAGAAAATGTTGCTGAGGAATTTACTGTTGCCCCTGAGCCAACTCTGGAAAATGAGGGTGTGACAGCAACGGAAGCTGTCCCAGATTCATCTGGCATGCAAATTGTTGGTGACATTGGTGGGAATTGGAAGGCTATAATGCATGAACAGAGTAATCAGTGCTACTACTGGAACACAGTTACTGGAGAAACTTCTTGGGAGATTCCTAATGGATTAGCTTCAGTAGTTGCTGCTGATGGGGTCACTTCTGCATCTGTGCCTACTCATATGGGGTACTCTGTCGAAGCTCAAGCACATGTCCTTCCCCACAGTAATGTCGAAGCATATCCTAGTGACGTGTCTGTTGGAAATGGCACAGCAACCTATACTGCTATGGGAACTTATACTCATGATCCTTATGCTTACACTGGAGCCATTGCTAGTCATGAGACAGTGGACATTGACCCCTTGCAGCTTGCAAAATATGGTGAGGATTTACTGCAAAGACTGAAGCTGCTGGAAAG GCCACATGTTGCCATTGACAGTCTTGAGTTGATAAAAAGAGAAATTGAGATACGAATAGCAGACTGTAGTGCCCTCTCCTCGTATGGATCTTCTTTACTTCCGTTGTGGTTGCATGCTGAGGTGCACCTTAAGCAACTAGAACTTTCAGTTTCCAAGTTTGAAGCTAGCTACACTACCAAACATGGATATCTGGAGACAGTGGATGCAGGACACAAAGCACCTAATCAAGCTGAAGTTATGGCACCCTCTGAGGGTGAGCATTTGAAGGTTGATGTTAGCACTCTGGGAATAGGTACTGGCGATGAAAATATTAAGGTTGAGGAACCATGTACAACATCATCTGTTCAGAACTCACAAGGTGTGGCAGCAGCTATTTTAAGAGTTGAATCAGACAGTGATGAAGATATGGACGTGGAAATGGAGGTCGATGAAGAAGGTGTTGAAGAGCAGGGCGGTTCCACTTCTATGCCAAATAAGGAGCATCCTTCATCAGAGCAAGTACGATCACCAGCTTTGTCATCATTGGAGGATTCTGCTCCTCCCCCACAGGATAATGAcattcctccaccaccaccaccaccagaagagGAATGGATTCCACCTCCACCACCTGAGAATGAACcagctcctccacctcctcctgagCCTGAAGAGCCCGCTGTGTCATTTGTTCATGCTGATACACTTCCTCAGCCATACGGAGATCAAGCAAACTTGGGTTACATGCTTCCAGTAATGGAGTACTATCCTGCTGCTGGTACAGATAGCACAAATGCCAACTACTATATGCAAGCAAGCGATTCTCAAATTCTTCAATCACAGCAGCATTCTTACTATGCACCATTGTCTGCAAGTGGTGTATCTATTCCTGTTGAGACCACATCCATCCCCACAGTACCAGGTTCTTATTATAGCTATCCTTCTGTCACCATGTCTGCAACTGAAGTAGCAGCTGAATCTTCTGGATACTATGCTTCATCAACCTGTGCCATTTCTAGTGGTGAATTAGATAACAAAACAAGCTCGGCCTCCCTTGTTGCAAATAGTAATGTGAATTCTGTGGAGTCTGATAAAGTGATATCCAAGGAGCCCACAGTTGCGTCTTTGAGCCAATCAGTAGGAGCAGTCTCAGCTTCAGGACCAACAGTACATGGAAGTTCTACTCAAGCTTCTACTAGCACCACTAATCAGACTAAAG TTCCTCGTACTAAGAAGCGACCTGTTGCTGTTGCATCGTCACTGAGATCTAATAAGAAGGTCTCAAGTCTGGTGGATAAG TGGAAAGCTGCAAAAGAGGAGCTTcgtgatgaagaggaagaggagcctGAAGATGCTTTGGAGTACCTAGAAAGGAAACGCCGGAAGGAAATAGAT ggGTGGCGTAAACAACAAATAGCTAGTGGAGAAGCCAAGGAAAATGCTAATTTTGTTCCCCTTGGTGGTGATTG GCGTGACCGTGTAAAACGCAAAAGAGCTGAAGCAAAGAAGGAAGCAAAGACTGAATCTATTCGTGCAGCTGCCGAACAACACAAAGGGGAGCCTGATCTCTCAGAGCTCTCCAAGGGTCTTCCTTCTGGGTGGCAG GCATACATAGACGAGTCTACGAAGCAAGTGTACTATGGGAACAACCTCACTTCCGAGACGACTTGGGATCGGCCTAGCAAATAA
- the LOC123167841 gene encoding formin-binding protein 4 isoform X3, which translates to MQIVGDIGGNWKAIMHEQSNQCYYWNTVTGETSWEIPNGLASVVAADGVTSASVPTHMGYSVEAQAHVLPHSNVEAYPSDVSVGNGTATYTAMGTYTHDPYAYTGAIASHETVDIDPLQLAKYGEDLLQRLKLLERPHVAIDSLELIKREIEIRIADCSALSSYGSSLLPLWLHAEVHLKQLELSVSKFEASYTTKHGYLETVDAGHKAPNQAEVMAPSEGEHLKVDVSTLGIGTGDENIKVEEPCTTSSVQNSQGVAAAILRVESDSDEDMDVEMEVDEEGVEEQGGSTSMPNKEHPSSEQVRSPALSSLEDSAPPPQDNDIPPPPPPPEEEWIPPPPPENEPAPPPPPEPEEPAVSFVHADTLPQPYGDQANLGYMLPVMEYYPAAGTDSTNANYYMQASDSQILQSQQHSYYAPLSASGVSIPVETTSIPTVPGSYYSYPSVTMSATEVAAESSGYYASSTCAISSGELDNKTSSASLVANSNVNSVESDKVISKEPTVASLSQSVGAVSASGPTVHGSSTQASTSTTNQTKVPRTKKRPVAVASSLRSNKKVSSLVDKWKAAKEELRDEEEEEPEDALEYLERKRRKEIDGWRKQQIASGEAKENANFVPLGGDWRDRVKRKRAEAKKEAKTESIRAAAEQHKGEPDLSELSKGLPSGWQAYIDESTKQVYYGNNLTSETTWDRPSK; encoded by the exons ATGCAAATTGTTGGTGACATTGGTGGGAATTGGAAGGCTATAATGCATGAACAGAGTAATCAGTGCTACTACTGGAACACAGTTACTGGAGAAACTTCTTGGGAGATTCCTAATGGATTAGCTTCAGTAGTTGCTGCTGATGGGGTCACTTCTGCATCTGTGCCTACTCATATGGGGTACTCTGTCGAAGCTCAAGCACATGTCCTTCCCCACAGTAATGTCGAAGCATATCCTAGTGACGTGTCTGTTGGAAATGGCACAGCAACCTATACTGCTATGGGAACTTATACTCATGATCCTTATGCTTACACTGGAGCCATTGCTAGTCATGAGACAGTGGACATTGACCCCTTGCAGCTTGCAAAATATGGTGAGGATTTACTGCAAAGACTGAAGCTGCTGGAAAG GCCACATGTTGCCATTGACAGTCTTGAGTTGATAAAAAGAGAAATTGAGATACGAATAGCAGACTGTAGTGCCCTCTCCTCGTATGGATCTTCTTTACTTCCGTTGTGGTTGCATGCTGAGGTGCACCTTAAGCAACTAGAACTTTCAGTTTCCAAGTTTGAAGCTAGCTACACTACCAAACATGGATATCTGGAGACAGTGGATGCAGGACACAAAGCACCTAATCAAGCTGAAGTTATGGCACCCTCTGAGGGTGAGCATTTGAAGGTTGATGTTAGCACTCTGGGAATAGGTACTGGCGATGAAAATATTAAGGTTGAGGAACCATGTACAACATCATCTGTTCAGAACTCACAAGGTGTGGCAGCAGCTATTTTAAGAGTTGAATCAGACAGTGATGAAGATATGGACGTGGAAATGGAGGTCGATGAAGAAGGTGTTGAAGAGCAGGGCGGTTCCACTTCTATGCCAAATAAGGAGCATCCTTCATCAGAGCAAGTACGATCACCAGCTTTGTCATCATTGGAGGATTCTGCTCCTCCCCCACAGGATAATGAcattcctccaccaccaccaccaccagaagagGAATGGATTCCACCTCCACCACCTGAGAATGAACcagctcctccacctcctcctgagCCTGAAGAGCCCGCTGTGTCATTTGTTCATGCTGATACACTTCCTCAGCCATACGGAGATCAAGCAAACTTGGGTTACATGCTTCCAGTAATGGAGTACTATCCTGCTGCTGGTACAGATAGCACAAATGCCAACTACTATATGCAAGCAAGCGATTCTCAAATTCTTCAATCACAGCAGCATTCTTACTATGCACCATTGTCTGCAAGTGGTGTATCTATTCCTGTTGAGACCACATCCATCCCCACAGTACCAGGTTCTTATTATAGCTATCCTTCTGTCACCATGTCTGCAACTGAAGTAGCAGCTGAATCTTCTGGATACTATGCTTCATCAACCTGTGCCATTTCTAGTGGTGAATTAGATAACAAAACAAGCTCGGCCTCCCTTGTTGCAAATAGTAATGTGAATTCTGTGGAGTCTGATAAAGTGATATCCAAGGAGCCCACAGTTGCGTCTTTGAGCCAATCAGTAGGAGCAGTCTCAGCTTCAGGACCAACAGTACATGGAAGTTCTACTCAAGCTTCTACTAGCACCACTAATCAGACTAAAG TTCCTCGTACTAAGAAGCGACCTGTTGCTGTTGCATCGTCACTGAGATCTAATAAGAAGGTCTCAAGTCTGGTGGATAAG TGGAAAGCTGCAAAAGAGGAGCTTcgtgatgaagaggaagaggagcctGAAGATGCTTTGGAGTACCTAGAAAGGAAACGCCGGAAGGAAATAGAT ggGTGGCGTAAACAACAAATAGCTAGTGGAGAAGCCAAGGAAAATGCTAATTTTGTTCCCCTTGGTGGTGATTG GCGTGACCGTGTAAAACGCAAAAGAGCTGAAGCAAAGAAGGAAGCAAAGACTGAATCTATTCGTGCAGCTGCCGAACAACACAAAGGGGAGCCTGATCTCTCAGAGCTCTCCAAGGGTCTTCCTTCTGGGTGGCAG GCATACATAGACGAGTCTACGAAGCAAGTGTACTATGGGAACAACCTCACTTCCGAGACGACTTGGGATCGGCCTAGCAAATAA